One Treponema pectinovorum DNA segment encodes these proteins:
- the dnaX gene encoding DNA polymerase III subunit gamma/tau, with protein MSYEVTATRRRPQKFEDLVGQEFVAQTFHNAIQSKKIAHAYLFSGPRGCGKTSTARILAKSLNCAEGPIATPCGHCQQCMEITKGSCTDVIEIDGASNTSVNDVRQIKDEVLFPPQSCRYKIYIIDEVHMLSTSAFNALLKTIEEPPPYVIFIFATTELQKVPATIKSRCQQFNFRLVPIEKVKEQLSLAAKEIGVKAEDEALYWIARESTGSMRDAYTLFDQVAAFSADEITYDKIRDKLGLVGVDRLNEIFEECVDNKTKPALEKLDSFLQAGISIDLLISNATDYLRSILLIKSGITKEALLGQNAERYSSKVLERWNSVQIERALSLFLNLYREIRYSLNPRYELELAFSRLCWLNQYVSVAEVKNAIDKAKSLLLSKNDFRDEDSVSQQNFVQNQNAQPQKPAHFFAQDIEDAKRQESFTKQNENAQREENFSTQNENSQRKESFAEQNENSQSFIKGGAEPPEQTAKVQEPIRDMAQLKKAVLSKLSVSEKTAILATTLIQTGNWILQGNEISTVVASAFTQNQLHRQISEISDIISTFYGSPISFNVSVKQAVQINDTENAPKEVQLLCSLFRGEIVSKGEKVESAKPEEKSQGFANSDEAENSNDEPENTNFELSIQEDEDESV; from the coding sequence ATGTCTTATGAAGTAACTGCTACTCGGCGACGACCACAAAAGTTTGAAGATTTAGTTGGTCAGGAATTTGTTGCACAAACTTTCCACAATGCTATTCAATCTAAAAAAATTGCACATGCATATCTATTTTCTGGACCAAGAGGTTGCGGAAAAACTTCTACCGCTCGCATTCTTGCAAAATCACTAAACTGTGCAGAAGGTCCTATTGCAACACCTTGTGGTCATTGCCAGCAGTGCATGGAAATAACAAAAGGCAGTTGTACCGATGTTATAGAAATTGACGGTGCTTCCAACACTTCTGTAAACGATGTAAGACAAATAAAAGACGAAGTTTTATTTCCTCCGCAGAGTTGCCGCTATAAAATTTATATAATAGATGAAGTTCACATGCTTTCTACATCTGCGTTCAATGCACTTTTAAAGACAATAGAAGAACCACCACCTTACGTAATATTTATTTTTGCAACAACTGAACTTCAAAAAGTTCCTGCAACGATAAAAAGCCGCTGCCAGCAGTTCAATTTTAGGCTTGTTCCCATAGAAAAAGTAAAAGAGCAACTCTCGCTCGCCGCAAAAGAAATTGGCGTAAAAGCGGAAGATGAAGCGCTTTATTGGATTGCACGAGAATCCACAGGCTCTATGCGCGACGCTTACACGCTTTTTGACCAAGTTGCAGCCTTTAGCGCAGACGAAATAACTTACGACAAAATTCGCGACAAACTTGGTCTTGTTGGCGTTGATCGTTTAAACGAGATTTTTGAAGAATGTGTAGATAATAAAACAAAACCCGCCTTAGAAAAATTGGATTCTTTTTTGCAGGCAGGAATTTCTATCGATTTATTGATTTCCAATGCGACGGATTATCTTCGCTCAATTTTGCTAATAAAAAGTGGAATAACAAAAGAAGCACTTTTAGGGCAAAACGCCGAAAGATACAGCTCAAAAGTTTTAGAAAGATGGAATTCTGTTCAAATTGAACGTGCCCTAAGCTTGTTTTTAAATTTATATCGCGAAATTCGATATTCTTTAAACCCACGCTATGAACTTGAACTTGCTTTTAGCAGACTTTGTTGGCTTAATCAATATGTTTCTGTAGCAGAAGTAAAAAATGCAATAGACAAAGCAAAATCGCTTTTGCTTTCTAAAAACGATTTTAGAGACGAAGATTCTGTATCTCAACAAAATTTTGTTCAAAATCAAAATGCACAGCCACAAAAACCTGCACACTTTTTTGCACAAGACATAGAAGACGCCAAAAGACAAGAATCTTTTACAAAACAAAACGAAAACGCACAACGAGAAGAAAATTTTTCAACACAAAACGAAAACTCACAACGCAAAGAATCTTTTGCAGAACAAAACGAAAACTCACAATCTTTTATTAAAGGCGGCGCTGAACCGCCTGAACAAACAGCAAAGGTTCAAGAGCCAATAAGAGATATGGCTCAACTAAAAAAGGCGGTTTTATCAAAACTTTCTGTGAGCGAAAAAACCGCAATTCTTGCAACAACTTTGATTCAAACTGGCAATTGGATTTTACAAGGAAATGAAATTTCAACAGTTGTCGCTTCCGCATTTACTCAAAATCAACTGCATAGGCAAATTTCTGAAATTTCAGATATAATTTCGACTTTTTACGGAAGCCCAATTTCTTTTAACGTAAGCGTAAAACAGGCTGTTCAGATAAACGATACAGAAAATGCACCCAAAGAAGTTCAACTTTTATGCTCGCTTTTTAGAGGCGAAATTGTATCCAAAGGCGAAAAAGTTGAATCTGCAAAACCAGAAGAAAAATCGCAAGGCTTTGCAAATTCTGACGAAGCAGAAAATTCTAACGACGAACCTGAAAATACAAATTTTGAACTTTCAATACAGGAGGACGAAGATGAATCCGTTTGA
- the recR gene encoding recombination mediator RecR, producing the protein MNAIDELTESFSRLPGIGKKSAGRLVNFLLKADSAWIERFANQLANLQKKIHACSICGSWTENDPCPICSDTLRDKSIICVVEQPQDVNTIDSSNEYNGLFHVLGGVIAPLDGIGPDQLRIKSLLERIKSGTVKEVILATNPTVEGDTTAMYIQRVISSMSDVKITRLASGLPVGGDLEYIDKLTLARSFRGRSSF; encoded by the coding sequence ATGAATGCGATTGACGAATTAACAGAGAGTTTTTCTCGGTTGCCAGGAATTGGTAAAAAAAGTGCAGGGCGACTTGTAAATTTTTTATTAAAAGCGGATTCTGCGTGGATTGAACGTTTTGCCAACCAACTTGCAAATCTGCAAAAGAAAATTCATGCTTGCTCTATATGCGGCTCGTGGACAGAAAACGACCCTTGTCCTATCTGTAGCGATACTTTGCGAGATAAGTCGATTATATGCGTTGTAGAACAGCCGCAAGATGTAAACACGATAGATTCTTCAAACGAATACAATGGACTTTTTCATGTTTTGGGTGGAGTTATTGCTCCATTAGACGGAATTGGCCCTGACCAGCTTAGAATAAAAAGCCTTTTAGAGAGAATAAAATCTGGAACTGTTAAAGAAGTTATTTTGGCAACAAACCCAACTGTAGAAGGCGACACAACTGCTATGTATATTCAAAGAGTTATATCGAGTATGAGCGATGTAAAGATTACTCGGCTTGCAAGCGGCTTGCCGGTTGGCGGCGACCTTGAATATATCGACAAATTGACACTCGCGCGGAGTTTTAGGGGAAGAAGTTCGTTCTAA
- a CDS encoding metal ABC transporter ATP-binding protein, whose product MAQLKCSNLTLGYESKIIIKNLSFSVDTGNYLCIVGENGSGKTTLMKTILGLLKPISGTIETGDGLLPDEIGYLPQQTFVQRDFPASVKEIVLSGCQSRCGRRPFYIKAEKDLALKNMKLMGIENLEKRCYRELSGGQQQRVLLARALCATQKMVLLDEPVSALDPSAQNEMYSLIQELHKTGITVIMISHDVEAALRYATHVLHIGDEIFFGTKEEFVHKITCPDCSGQIRKIVGRKI is encoded by the coding sequence ATGGCACAGCTTAAATGTTCAAATCTGACTCTTGGATATGAATCAAAAATAATAATAAAAAATTTGAGTTTTTCTGTTGATACAGGAAATTATCTTTGCATAGTCGGCGAAAACGGCAGTGGAAAAACCACTCTGATGAAGACAATTTTAGGGCTTTTAAAACCAATTTCTGGAACTATAGAAACTGGCGACGGACTTTTGCCAGACGAAATTGGCTATTTGCCACAGCAGACTTTTGTTCAGAGGGATTTTCCTGCGAGCGTAAAGGAAATAGTTCTTTCTGGTTGCCAAAGCCGCTGCGGCCGCAGGCCTTTTTACATAAAAGCAGAAAAAGATTTAGCTTTAAAAAATATGAAGCTCATGGGAATAGAAAATCTGGAAAAACGATGTTACAGAGAACTTTCTGGTGGACAACAGCAAAGGGTTTTATTGGCAAGAGCCTTGTGCGCAACTCAAAAAATGGTGCTTCTAGACGAGCCAGTAAGTGCGCTGGATCCTTCGGCTCAAAACGAAATGTATTCTTTAATTCAAGAACTTCATAAAACTGGAATAACCGTCATAATGATAAGCCACGATGTAGAAGCGGCCTTACGCTATGCAACACATGTACTTCATATAGGCGATGAAATATTTTTTGGCACAAAAGAAGAATTTGTGCATAAGATAACCTGCCCGGATTGCAGCGGCCAGATTCGAAAAATCGTTGGACGAAAAATATAA
- the purD gene encoding phosphoribosylamine--glycine ligase: MKVMVIGSGGREHTIAWKLAQSEKIDEVICVPGNGGTSKEAKCKNENGDAVEIATREKIDFAVVGPEDPLADGIADRLWNAGIKTVGPKAKGAALEASKDLSKEFMKKYGVHCASSETFTNKDDALTYIQKKGAPIVVKADGLAAGKGVVVAKTVEEAKKAATDMMEGEFGEAGKKLVIEDYLQGVEISVLAAVSVSEEIAKQNKACIKAFLPARDHKRLLDGAKGPNTGGMGAVCPLNDVSEDTMLAFEKNILQPTLRGLIEEKMDYRGFIFFGLMLTKDGPKALEYNVRLGDPETQAVLPMMDFDFAELCLAIMDGTLCDFKMNWKDGFQVAPVAVSGGYPLQYPKGKLITLDSKKIDAIGAKVFFAGASSNEDGKIVTSGGRVLACSAHGKSFEDAWKKAYSALECINYDGMFYRKDIGLPGAAESN, translated from the coding sequence ATGAAGGTAATGGTTATAGGAAGCGGCGGACGAGAACATACAATCGCCTGGAAACTTGCTCAAAGCGAAAAAATCGACGAAGTGATTTGCGTTCCTGGAAACGGTGGAACTTCTAAAGAAGCAAAATGCAAAAACGAAAATGGCGATGCTGTTGAAATTGCAACGCGAGAAAAAATTGATTTTGCCGTTGTAGGCCCAGAAGACCCTTTGGCAGACGGAATTGCGGACAGACTTTGGAATGCAGGAATTAAAACGGTAGGTCCTAAGGCAAAAGGCGCCGCATTGGAAGCGTCCAAAGACCTTTCAAAAGAATTTATGAAAAAATACGGAGTGCATTGCGCTTCATCGGAAACTTTTACGAACAAAGACGACGCTCTTACATATATTCAAAAAAAAGGCGCACCAATCGTTGTAAAAGCAGATGGGCTTGCAGCAGGAAAAGGCGTGGTTGTTGCAAAAACCGTTGAAGAAGCCAAAAAGGCTGCAACAGATATGATGGAAGGAGAGTTTGGCGAAGCTGGAAAAAAGCTTGTAATAGAAGATTATCTTCAAGGAGTTGAAATTTCAGTGCTTGCAGCGGTGAGCGTTTCTGAAGAAATCGCAAAACAGAATAAAGCCTGCATAAAAGCGTTTCTTCCAGCACGCGATCACAAAAGACTTTTGGACGGTGCAAAAGGACCTAACACTGGCGGAATGGGTGCTGTCTGTCCGCTTAATGATGTTAGCGAAGATACAATGCTCGCTTTTGAAAAAAATATACTCCAGCCAACTTTGCGCGGTCTTATTGAAGAAAAAATGGACTATCGCGGATTTATCTTTTTTGGGCTTATGCTCACAAAAGATGGACCAAAAGCACTTGAATACAATGTTAGACTTGGTGACCCAGAAACTCAGGCAGTACTTCCGATGATGGATTTTGATTTTGCGGAACTATGCCTCGCAATAATGGACGGAACTCTTTGCGATTTTAAAATGAACTGGAAGGATGGTTTTCAAGTTGCACCAGTTGCGGTAAGCGGCGGCTATCCTTTGCAATATCCTAAGGGGAAATTGATAACCTTGGATAGCAAAAAAATTGACGCGATTGGAGCAAAAGTTTTTTTTGCAGGTGCAAGCTCAAACGAAGATGGAAAAATCGTTACAAGTGGTGGAAGGGTTTTAGCGTGTTCTGCACACGGAAAATCATTTGAAGACGCTTGGAAAAAAGCGTACAGCGCACTTGAATGCATAAACTATGATGGAATGTTTTATAGAAAAGATATTGGACTTCCTGGAGCTGCAGAAAGCAATTAA
- a CDS encoding metal ABC transporter permease, with the protein MSTLIHYFSFSFVQYAFIVGVLISLCSSLLGVTLVLKRFSFIGDGLSHVAFGAMAIAAVVNLSNNMYLVLPITVIAAVLLLRTGKNTKIQGDAAIAMISVAALALGYLILNIFNSSSNLAGDVCTTLFGSTSILTLSKAKVYLCVALSLIVIIAFIIFYNKIFCVTFDENFAQAVGTHASVYNLIIAIIIAVIIVLAMNLVGSLLISALVIFPALSAMRVFKSFRSVTICSAVVSIVCSVCGLLISILAGTPVGSTIVATDLAAFLIFSITGMFIR; encoded by the coding sequence ATGTCAACTTTAATACACTATTTTAGTTTTTCGTTTGTGCAATATGCTTTTATCGTTGGAGTTTTAATTTCGCTTTGCTCAAGTTTGCTCGGCGTAACTCTAGTTTTAAAACGATTCAGCTTTATCGGCGACGGTTTAAGCCACGTTGCCTTTGGAGCGATGGCCATTGCAGCGGTTGTAAATCTTTCAAACAATATGTATCTCGTTCTTCCAATAACAGTTATTGCAGCGGTTCTGCTTTTGCGCACAGGAAAAAACACAAAAATTCAAGGCGATGCTGCAATCGCAATGATAAGCGTTGCCGCTCTTGCTTTGGGCTATCTCATATTGAACATATTTAATTCATCATCAAACCTTGCAGGCGACGTCTGCACAACATTATTTGGCTCAACATCTATACTCACACTTTCCAAAGCAAAAGTTTACTTGTGCGTTGCTCTTTCGCTCATCGTAATAATTGCATTCATAATTTTTTACAATAAAATTTTCTGTGTTACTTTTGACGAAAATTTTGCACAAGCGGTTGGCACTCACGCAAGCGTATACAATTTGATAATCGCAATCATAATTGCAGTGATAATAGTCCTTGCTATGAATTTGGTCGGCTCATTGCTCATAAGTGCGCTCGTAATTTTTCCAGCACTTTCTGCAATGCGCGTCTTTAAAAGTTTTAGAAGTGTAACCATTTGCAGCGCCGTTGTTTCCATAGTGTGTTCAGTTTGTGGACTTTTAATTTCAATTTTGGCAGGAACTCCAGTCGGTTCAACAATCGTTGCAACGGACTTGGCAGCATTTTTGATATTTTCAATCACAGGAATGTTTATAAGATGA
- a CDS encoding metal ABC transporter substrate-binding protein, producing MNSLPSEANIIIFIRHKQEFKIILQSFCILVLILFFGCSKDASKIEQKSHSTPNKISVITTVFPEYEWVKSLAEGVDSVEVSTLLKKGTDFHNFEPSTPDLIAIQKADIFVYVGSQADFWVDDVLKKSINKNQIAINLTQFLNNYGKDEHIWLSVKYAKKSVQKIAESLIALDLKNAERYRTNLKTYQEKLDSLQIQIEQISSVAKNKIDLEPLFFCDRFPFKLLMKELNLAYYAPLDDGSNTGDTSFQNVSFLVQKAKELKPKAIFVTENSDFKLAKTVIHDAKLDETKIIALNSMQSLKNQKADGDYINLMQDNLRKIRSVIE from the coding sequence ATGAACTCATTGCCAAGCGAGGCGAATATTATAATCTTTATACGGCACAAACAAGAATTTAAAATTATTTTGCAATCATTTTGTATTTTAGTTTTGATTTTGTTTTTTGGGTGTTCAAAAGATGCTTCAAAAATAGAACAAAAGTCGCATTCCACACCAAATAAAATCTCTGTCATAACGACAGTTTTTCCGGAATACGAGTGGGTTAAATCTTTAGCAGAGGGCGTTGATTCTGTAGAAGTTTCTACTCTTTTAAAAAAAGGAACGGATTTTCATAATTTTGAACCTTCAACTCCAGATTTAATCGCGATTCAAAAAGCTGACATTTTTGTTTATGTTGGAAGTCAGGCAGATTTTTGGGTTGATGATGTTTTAAAAAAGTCAATCAACAAAAATCAGATAGCTATAAACCTTACTCAATTCCTCAATAATTACGGAAAAGACGAGCATATTTGGCTTTCTGTAAAATATGCAAAAAAATCTGTGCAAAAAATTGCCGAGAGCTTAATCGCTTTGGATTTAAAAAATGCAGAACGCTATAGAACAAATCTTAAAACTTATCAGGAAAAGCTCGATTCACTCCAAATCCAAATTGAACAAATATCTTCCGTTGCAAAAAATAAAATCGATTTAGAACCTCTGTTTTTTTGCGATAGATTTCCTTTTAAACTTCTAATGAAAGAATTGAATCTTGCATATTATGCACCGCTGGATGATGGCTCGAATACAGGTGATACGAGTTTTCAAAATGTTTCGTTTCTTGTTCAAAAAGCAAAAGAATTAAAACCAAAGGCAATTTTCGTTACGGAAAATTCCGATTTTAAACTTGCAAAAACGGTTATTCACGACGCAAAACTTGATGAAACAAAAATTATCGCACTAAATTCAATGCAATCGCTAAAAAATCAAAAGGCAGATGGCGATTACATCAATCTTATGCAGGATAATTTAAGAAAAATTCGTTCTGTGATAGAATAA
- a CDS encoding YbaB/EbfC family nucleoid-associated protein, translating into MNPFDFVKNLKDIQGTMTKLKEEMASLTATGSSGGNMVQVTVNGQMEMTAIKIDPIAVDPRDVKMLEDLIVAATHNAMEKIQEIIKEKAGPMMSGMDMSKFGL; encoded by the coding sequence ATGAATCCGTTTGATTTTGTAAAAAATCTAAAAGATATTCAAGGAACAATGACAAAACTAAAGGAAGAAATGGCAAGTTTGACTGCAACTGGTTCTTCTGGTGGCAATATGGTGCAAGTTACCGTAAATGGACAGATGGAAATGACTGCGATAAAAATTGACCCGATTGCCGTTGACCCTAGAGATGTCAAAATGCTTGAAGACTTAATAGTTGCAGCTACTCACAATGCAATGGAAAAAATCCAAGAGATTATAAAAGAAAAAGCAGGTCCTATGATGAGTGGCATGGATATGTCAAAATTTGGGCTTTAA
- the kduI gene encoding 5-dehydro-4-deoxy-D-glucuronate isomerase: MDIRYSTGKEPFKRMTTEEIREEFLVSNIFVKNDVSAVYSHIDRIVTLGAMPVDKKIKLDKNIDPMKDFGVDFFLQRRELGMINIGGDGIVVADGVKYEVKHYDALYLGAGTKEVTLESVEKKNPAKFYMNSSPAHVSYPSRIITYEQAKHVHAGSPAESNDRTINQYIHPDVLQTCQLSMGMTHLETGSVWNTMPAHTHERRMEVYFYFDLPENQVLFHFMGEPQQTRHIVIHNDEAVINPSWSIHSGCGTSNYTFIWSMCGENRTYTDQDWIKTTDLR, translated from the coding sequence ATGGACATCAGGTATTCAACTGGAAAAGAACCTTTTAAAAGAATGACAACAGAAGAGATTCGCGAGGAATTTCTTGTATCGAACATCTTTGTAAAAAACGACGTGAGCGCAGTTTACAGCCACATCGACAGAATCGTAACTTTGGGAGCAATGCCTGTAGATAAAAAAATAAAGCTGGATAAAAATATCGATCCAATGAAAGATTTTGGAGTTGATTTTTTCCTCCAGCGTCGTGAATTAGGCATGATAAACATTGGTGGCGACGGTATTGTTGTTGCAGATGGCGTAAAATACGAAGTTAAACATTATGACGCGCTCTATCTTGGGGCAGGCACAAAAGAAGTTACTTTAGAAAGCGTAGAAAAAAAGAATCCTGCAAAATTTTATATGAACAGTTCTCCAGCGCATGTATCTTATCCAAGCCGCATAATCACTTATGAACAGGCAAAGCACGTACACGCAGGCTCGCCGGCAGAATCAAACGACCGCACGATAAACCAATATATCCATCCAGATGTTTTACAAACTTGCCAGCTTTCTATGGGAATGACCCACTTGGAAACAGGTTCTGTTTGGAACACGATGCCAGCGCACACTCATGAGCGCAGAATGGAAGTGTATTTTTATTTTGATTTGCCAGAAAATCAGGTTTTGTTTCATTTTATGGGCGAGCCACAGCAGACACGCCATATAGTAATTCATAATGACGAAGCGGTAATAAATCCTTCATGGTCAATACATTCTGGTTGCGGAACGAGCAACTACACTTTTATCTGGTCAATGTGTGGCGAAAACAGAACATACACAGATCAGGACTGGATAAAAACTACAGATTTAAGGTAG
- a CDS encoding glutamine synthetase III family protein, with product MINVPEIFASMVFNECEMKKRLSKKIYKSLKKTMEEGSPLELGVANEVANAMKDWAIEKGATHYSHWFQPLTGITAEKHDSFLTPLGNGKIIMSFSGKELIKGEPDASSFPSGGYRSTFEARGYTVWDPTSYPFVKDHTLCIPTAFCSYTGEALDKKTPLLRSMESLNEQALRILKLFGKTARHVTTTMGSEQEYFLIDEKLYAKRRDLKMTGRTLFGARPVKGQEMDDQYFAAIKPRVIKYMEDLNEELWKLGIYAKTEHNEAAPAQHEMAPIFTTSNLAADQNQLTMEIMKKVARRHGLICLLHEKPFEGVNGSGKHNNWSIATDAGENLFAPGKTPMENAQFLLFLTAVIKAVDDHQDLLRAIVASAGNDHRLGANEAPPAIMSIYVGDELEEILEAIKDGKAYTANGSKRMSIGVDVLPSIPKDSTDRNRTSPFAFTGNRFEFRSVGSKLSISGPNTILNSILADSLSLFADELEKAKDFDKELQILIKREITCHWRILFSGNGYGEEWVKEAERRGLKNLKTTPDAMTHYLDKKNVELFKRMGIYSEFEMKSHFDVKLEKYCQVLNIEVETMIEMVNKDIFPSGMNFLNKLADTHSKLKDTGVTFLAGKNLIKKVDSLLSQIEEKKEKLLGVHQTTKALSTLMEKSKSYADVVIPAMDELRSVVDSLEPLLGQEYKPYPTYEDLLFSVQ from the coding sequence ATGATAAATGTACCAGAAATATTCGCAAGCATGGTTTTTAATGAATGCGAAATGAAAAAGCGGCTTTCAAAAAAAATATATAAGTCGCTCAAAAAAACCATGGAAGAAGGGTCTCCTTTGGAACTTGGAGTTGCAAACGAAGTTGCAAACGCTATGAAGGATTGGGCAATCGAAAAAGGTGCAACTCACTATTCTCACTGGTTTCAGCCACTTACGGGAATAACGGCAGAAAAACACGACAGTTTTTTAACACCGCTCGGCAATGGCAAAATCATCATGTCGTTTAGCGGAAAAGAGTTGATAAAAGGCGAACCAGATGCTTCATCGTTTCCAAGTGGCGGTTATCGTTCAACTTTTGAAGCACGCGGATATACAGTTTGGGATCCAACTTCATATCCGTTTGTAAAAGACCATACACTTTGCATTCCAACAGCTTTCTGTTCGTACACAGGAGAAGCGCTCGACAAAAAAACACCGCTCTTGCGTTCTATGGAAAGCTTAAATGAGCAAGCTCTTAGAATTCTAAAATTGTTTGGAAAAACTGCACGTCACGTTACAACAACAATGGGATCTGAGCAAGAATATTTTTTGATAGATGAAAAACTTTATGCAAAACGCCGTGATTTAAAGATGACAGGTCGTACGCTATTTGGTGCTCGTCCAGTAAAAGGTCAGGAGATGGATGACCAATATTTTGCCGCGATAAAGCCCCGCGTTATAAAGTACATGGAAGACTTGAACGAAGAACTTTGGAAACTTGGTATCTATGCAAAAACAGAGCATAACGAAGCTGCCCCAGCACAGCACGAAATGGCACCGATTTTTACGACTTCAAATCTTGCGGCAGACCAAAACCAGTTGACTATGGAAATAATGAAAAAAGTTGCACGTAGGCACGGTCTTATATGTCTTCTTCACGAAAAACCTTTTGAAGGAGTAAACGGCAGTGGAAAGCACAATAACTGGTCAATCGCTACAGATGCAGGAGAAAATCTCTTTGCTCCAGGAAAAACTCCAATGGAAAATGCACAGTTTTTGTTGTTTTTAACTGCGGTTATAAAAGCGGTTGATGACCATCAAGATTTATTGCGTGCCATAGTTGCAAGTGCGGGAAATGACCATCGTCTTGGTGCAAACGAAGCACCTCCTGCAATAATGTCAATCTATGTTGGAGATGAGCTTGAAGAAATATTGGAAGCGATAAAAGATGGAAAAGCCTATACTGCAAACGGAAGCAAACGGATGAGCATTGGTGTTGATGTTTTACCTTCTATTCCAAAAGATTCAACAGATAGAAATAGAACTTCGCCTTTTGCATTTACAGGAAATCGATTTGAGTTTCGATCCGTCGGCTCAAAACTTTCAATCTCTGGACCTAATACGATTTTAAATTCGATACTTGCAGATTCACTTTCGTTATTTGCCGATGAACTTGAAAAAGCTAAGGATTTTGACAAGGAATTGCAAATTTTAATAAAGCGCGAGATAACTTGCCATTGGCGTATTTTATTCAGTGGAAACGGTTATGGTGAAGAATGGGTAAAAGAAGCTGAGCGACGGGGATTAAAAAATCTAAAGACGACTCCAGATGCAATGACTCATTATTTGGACAAAAAAAATGTAGAATTGTTTAAAAGAATGGGAATTTATTCAGAATTTGAGATGAAAAGTCATTTCGATGTTAAACTCGAAAAATATTGCCAAGTTTTGAATATAGAAGTCGAAACTATGATAGAGATGGTCAACAAGGATATATTTCCATCTGGAATGAACTTTTTGAACAAACTTGCGGATACTCATTCAAAATTAAAAGATACTGGAGTAACATTTTTAGCAGGTAAAAACTTGATAAAAAAAGTCGATTCGCTTTTATCTCAAATAGAAGAAAAAAAGGAAAAACTTCTGGGTGTTCATCAGACTACAAAAGCGCTTTCAACCCTTATGGAAAAGTCGAAATCGTATGCGGATGTCGTAATTCCTGCAATGGATGAATTGCGCTCTGTTGTTGACTCGCTTGAGCCACTTTTGGGTCAGGAATACAAACCATATCCAACTTACGAAGATTTGCTTTTTAGCGTTCAATAA
- a CDS encoding flagellin N-terminal helical domain-containing protein: protein MVINHNMSAQFAQRSTGLTELNNTKNMEKLSSGMKINRAGDDASGLAVSEKMRAQIRGMNQASMNAQNGISFIQTTEGYLQETTDIMQRIRELAVQSSNGIYSEEDRMQIQVEVSQLIAEVDRIASQAQFNGMNMLTGRFARPTGENTVTGSMWFHIGANMDQRTQVFIGTMSAAALGLRNVGSEEIMTIAAPEDANRAIGTIDEALKKINKQRADLGAYQNRLEKTVTGLDIGAENLQASESRIRDTDMAKEMVDFTKNQVLTQAGTAMIAQANQSSQNVLSLLR from the coding sequence ATGGTTATCAATCACAACATGAGTGCTCAGTTTGCACAGCGCTCCACAGGTCTTACAGAACTCAACAACACTAAAAACATGGAAAAGCTTTCATCAGGCATGAAAATTAACCGTGCTGGTGATGATGCTTCTGGACTTGCCGTTTCTGAAAAAATGAGAGCACAGATTCGCGGTATGAATCAGGCATCTATGAATGCGCAAAATGGTATTTCGTTTATCCAGACTACTGAAGGATATTTGCAGGAAACTACAGACATTATGCAGAGAATTCGCGAATTGGCTGTTCAGTCTTCCAACGGTATATACAGCGAAGAAGACCGCATGCAGATTCAGGTTGAAGTAAGTCAGCTTATTGCAGAAGTTGACCGCATTGCTTCTCAGGCTCAGTTCAACGGTATGAATATGCTTACTGGTCGTTTTGCTCGCCCTACTGGCGAAAATACTGTTACTGGTTCTATGTGGTTCCATATTGGTGCAAATATGGATCAGAGAACTCAAGTTTTCATTGGGACAATGTCTGCAGCCGCTCTTGGACTTCGTAACGTTGGTTCAGAAGAAATTATGACTATTGCTGCTCCTGAAGACGCTAACCGCGCTATTGGAACTATTGACGAAGCACTCAAAAAGATTAACAAACAGCGTGCTGACCTTGGCGCTTACCAGAACCGCCTTGAAAAGACTGTAACAGGTCTCGACATTGGTGCTGAAAACCTCCAGGCTTCTGAAAGCCGCATCCGCGATACTGATATGGCTAAAGAAATGGTAGATTTTACAAAGAACCAGGTATTGACTCAGGCTGGAACTGCAATGATTGCTCAGGCAAATCAGAGTTCACAAAACGTTTTGAGCTTGCTCAGATAG